A stretch of DNA from Microthrixaceae bacterium:
CATAGGTCGTGACATCGCCTGTGGTGACCGCAGCTGACAACCCGGTCTCCACCCGGTTCATGTTCCCGTTCAGGTCGTAACCGGTCTTCACCCGGTTCCCCAACGGGTCGGTCTCCTCGACCACCCGACCGAACGCATCAGACACCAACCTGGTTTTCCACAGGTCAGGGTCAGCGCCGACCAGGTTGCCTTTCGGGGAAACCACCCACTCCAAACGCCCGATCGGGTCAGCAGCCCATCGACGTCTTGTTCCCCAACGGGTCCGTCACCGACACCATGTCCCCAGTTCCGGGATCATAGGAATACGCCCAGTGCTGGCTACGACCGTCGATCACCTCCACCAGATCATCACGGTGCACCGGGTCATACACCAACGTCGTCGACGCCTCATCAGACGTGCCCGCCGCGTCGACCACCGTCTCGGGCATCCCATCAGCGTTGTAGCCAACCGTGGAGGTCACCACATTCGCAGTCGACGCTGGCAACGGGGCCGCGGTCTCACCCACCGACACCGACGTCACCTGATCAAACAAGTTGTAGGTCCAACGCGTGACCCGCCCCGACGCATCTGGAAATTGGCCCTCCCAGCCCGCTTCATCCTCAACGTCGACCGACCCGGAACCCAAACCCTCACAAAGGCAACGGTCGGATCACCAGAATGCACGAACGTCGCCGTCTGCCGCGACGTACACCACGACCTCGGAGCCGACCCCGCATCATCCCCCGCCTCAACCGGGACCAACGGCGTATCAACCGTCAACGAATCAGGATCACCCCAGGGAGGCGGACCCTCCACCCCAGCCACCGGACTGGCCAACACCAGCCCACCAATCAACAAACAGAGAGAGAGAGAGAGAGACCACCGACACCCGACCAAACCCTGAACCCGTCATAACCGGGATTATCGGCTCCCCTCCGCGGAACTTGAGCCGTCTAGCCGGGGGCTGGGGGCTGTGGGGGCGCGGGTCTACGCGGTCACAGGCAAACTCGGCAAAGACGAGGTGGCGCAGTTGCTCACGGTCATCGCCGGGTCGCCGGGGTCGGCGAAGTCGGATCCGACGGGCATCGGGGGGGCTGGGAGAGGGTGGCCCCCTGCTGCGGGGGACGGTTCGTAGACTCGGGCGCCGTGCTGGAACGGCTGGGGGTGATCGACAACCGAAGCCGTCGCTGGATCGCCGCCGGGCTGGGCGTGGTGCTGGTCACGGCGCCGTTGTGGGGTTCGGGGCCGGGCAACGACCTCGACGTGGCCAACGTGTTCCGGTCGGGCCGATCAATCGCCCGCCACGGCACCTACCGGCCGAGCCGAGCCCCGGGGGCACCCGTACACGAGGCGCTGGTCGGCGTGGCTGACCTGGTGGGCGGCACCGTGCTCACCAATCTGGTTTCACTGGTGGCGGCCGGGTTCTTGTTGTGGGGTCTCGACCGGTTGCTGCGCCGAGAAGGCGCGGGGCCCGGGGCCCGGTGGGCGGTGGGCCTGGTGGCGGCCAATCCTTGGTTCGTGGTTGCGGCCACGTCCTCCACCGACTACGTCCTGGCGCTCGCCCTGACCGTCGGGGCGGCCAACGCTCTCCGAGAAGGAAGGGCCGGATGGGCTGGAATCCTGGCGGCCCTGGCCATGGGCACGCGCGTCGGATCGGTCACCCTGGTCGCCGCGGCCCTTGTCGCCCACGCCACCGAACCGGTCCCCGACCCCACTCGCCGCAGCGGCGACCAAACCAGGTCGGAGGTGGGGACCCGGCGACGAGACCTTGCAGCCACCGCCCTGACGGCCGTGCTTGGAGTCGTGGTGTTGTTCGTGCCGTCGGCAATCCAGGCTGGGGGACTGGCCTTTGCCGAGAACGACTTCTCCACCTCGTCACTGACCGTGCAGATCGGACGCGCCGCGGTCAAGGACCTGACGTTGCTGGGGGTGATCGGGTCGGTGTTGGCGCTGGCCACCCTTCCGGCCGTGATCAAAGCGCTGGGCCGGTGGCGGACGTCGTGGCTGGTCCGCTTCTCCGGGCTCGGCCTCGTCTTGTCCCAGCTCCTGTTCATCCGGTTCCCGTGGAAGCTCCCCCACCTGCTGCCGACGCTGATCTGCGGAGCGATCCTGTTGGCCACCGCGCTCGGACATCGGGCCCGTCCCACCCTCTTGATGGCACTGGTTGCGGTTCAGATCCTCTACGGGGTGGTGCAGGTCGACGTGATTCGACCCGACGACCCCGATCAGGCCACCGGTGCCACCTTCGTCCTGGACGTGAGCTGGGGCCCGGTGATCACCGACCTCCGATGCCGCCGCCAACACCCCGACCCGCACCTCGGACGCCAGAAGGTCGAGGTGGAGGCGGCATGGAACTGTTCCCAGCCCTTCGGTGCCCAGTGACGGTTCGTCACCGTTAGTCTCCGGCCCCATGACTCTGGGGACCGACACCATCGACTACGCCGCCATCTACCGGGGAGTGCGCCAACGCGTATCGGACCTGGTGCGGGACCTTCCCGCCGTCGACCTGGCCCGAGAGGTGCCGGCCACGCCCGGATGGTCGGTGCGAGACGTGGTGGCCCACCTGGCCGGGGTCACGGCCGACAGCGTGGAAGGCAACACCGAGGGCTTGGCCTCAGACGCCTGGACCGCCGCTCAGGTTGACGCTCGACGGGGCCGGTCCATCGCCGAGCTGTTGGAGGAGTGGGACCGGTGCTCGGCGCTGGTCGAGCCCGCCATCACCGACCTGCCGGGCCTGATCCGGATCATGTTGTTGACCGACGCCGCCAACCACGAGCACGACATCCGGGGAGCCCTCGGCCAGGCCGGGGCCCGCGACTCCGACGTGATCAACTTCGCCTTCAACGGAGTCGCTCCCGCCCTGGGTGCCCAGCAGGGCGAGCTCGGGGCGCTGCGAATCGTCCACGACTCCGGCGAGATGGTGATCGGCGAAGGTGATCCCACCGAGACTCTGACCACAACCCGATTCGAGATCGTGCGGGCCGCGGTCGGTCGACGCTCCCCCGACCAGATCGCGGCTTGGGACTGGTCCGGCCAGCCCCGTCCCGCGGTGATGGTGTTCTCGATGTTCGCTCCGGGCCGAAGCGAACCCTTGGTCGAATAGATCGAGGCGGAGCGCCTCAGCGCGAGTGGTAGGTGGAGCGGGTGCCGGTGTGGTCGGAGTCCTTGTTGAGGCGCTTGGACAGGTGCAGACCTTCGAGCACCAACTCCACAGCGCTGGCCACCACCGCAGGACGTTCGTCGTCTCCGACAAGGGCGATCACCGCATCGCGCAGAGCAGGGATCTCGGTGGCCAAGGCCACGTCATCTCGGGCGGCCACATCCTCTCCGGCGTGTACGACTCGACCGTCGTCGAACG
This window harbors:
- a CDS encoding maleylpyruvate isomerase family mycothiol-dependent enzyme gives rise to the protein MTLGTDTIDYAAIYRGVRQRVSDLVRDLPAVDLAREVPATPGWSVRDVVAHLAGVTADSVEGNTEGLASDAWTAAQVDARRGRSIAELLEEWDRCSALVEPAITDLPGLIRIMLLTDAANHEHDIRGALGQAGARDSDVINFAFNGVAPALGAQQGELGALRIVHDSGEMVIGEGDPTETLTTTRFEIVRAAVGRRSPDQIAAWDWSGQPRPAVMVFSMFAPGRSEPLVE
- a CDS encoding RHS repeat protein; amino-acid sequence: MFDQVTSVSVGETAAPLPASTANVVTSTVGYNADGMPETVVDAAGTSDEASTTLVYDPVHRDDLVEVIDGRSQHWAYSYDPGTGDMVSVTDPLGNKTSMGC